CTCAAACGAAACGCCGCATGGCTGCTCGAACAGGAGCTTCGCCACATCGACCCCACTCAGGAGATCGCCCTCGGCACCGCAACCGATCCCTACCAGCCAATCGAACGCCGAGTGCGGATCACGCGCAGCCTGCTTGAAGTCTTCTCGAGAAAGTCCGGCTACCGCCTCGGCATCGTCACGAAGTCGCGTCTCATCACCCGCGACATCGACCTCCTTCAGCAGATCGCCGCCCGCAATACCCTCGTCCTGCACGTCACCATCACCACGCCCGACGCCGCACTCGCACGCCTTCTGGAACCACGCGCCCCACGACCAGACCTGCGCTTCGAAGCGGTCCGCAAGCTCCGGCAGGCAGGACTCACGGCCGGAATACTTTGCTGCCCACTTCTCCCCGGAATCACCGACTCAGAAGCTGCACTGAATGCCATGGCCTCCCGCGCGTCCGCAGTAGATGCGAGCTTCTTTGCCGCCAACCCCTTGTTCCTGAAGTCCTGCTCGCGGCCAACGTTCTTCAAGTTCGTTCAAGAACACTTCCCGAATCTTGAAGCGGACTACGCAGCTCGATTCGCTACGGCCGACTTTGCAGCCACACCCTATCGGAAGTTACTAAGCCAGAGAGTGGACAAAGTCTGCCGAAAGCATGGGCTCGCACCGCGCTCTTCCGACGCTCTTCTCACCCGCGACATCGGCGCAGCGAAAAGGCCAGCCGTCAACGTCGGCGCGCCCCGCCAGCAGATGCTCTTCGGATGAATATAGGGATAGGAAAAGAGCGAGGATCTCCCAGCCCCGCCACCACAAAAATCTGGAGACGGTTCGGAAGATCCTCAAGCTCTTACTGCTGAAAGGAAATGACTAGGCTACAACTTCGATGCCCATCGAGCGAGCAGTACCGCGGATGCTCTTCGCGGCAGCCTCGACCGTGGTCGAGTTCAGGTCCGGCATCTTCTGCGTCGCGATCGCGATAATCTGCTTCTCGGTGACCTTGCCCAGCTTGGTCTTGTTCGGGGTGCCGGATCCCTTGGGGATGCCAGCAGCCTTCAACAGCAAAACAGCCGCAGGC
This Granulicella aggregans DNA region includes the following protein-coding sequences:
- a CDS encoding SPL family radical SAM protein, whose translation is MAKKIGSYLFPILDSDPPPRVGIARLAASARHADDGHLIQFKSLEVRSILNKSVSKRQLSLAYSINPYRGCEFACRYCYARYTHEFLAPGRSSVEAGTTMTSHDAFEHEIYLKRNAAWLLEQELRHIDPTQEIALGTATDPYQPIERRVRITRSLLEVFSRKSGYRLGIVTKSRLITRDIDLLQQIAARNTLVLHVTITTPDAALARLLEPRAPRPDLRFEAVRKLRQAGLTAGILCCPLLPGITDSEAALNAMASRASAVDASFFAANPLFLKSCSRPTFFKFVQEHFPNLEADYAARFATADFAATPYRKLLSQRVDKVCRKHGLAPRSSDALLTRDIGAAKRPAVNVGAPRQQMLFG